A segment of the Calonectris borealis chromosome 2, bCalBor7.hap1.2, whole genome shotgun sequence genome:
TGTTTAGTGGACAGTTAGTAACTTTAATTAAGTTTAATTAGTAACTCGCTTGTTTTCAGCCCAGTCCCTGAACTCCGGACTCTCAGCAGCCTAGGGATAACATTTCAGATATTCTCCAGCCTGAAGCATTACAAATTGTTCCGTGTGTCGATGTGATTTCTCTCCTGCGTGGATTCACGGCTAGCAGTAACTCTGAGCACCACAGACTTCCTGCACAGCTCCAACACGTCCCCAACAGCTACAGGCACTGGTGGAAGCTGTGAAACAGCTCCGCAGACCACTGCAACGCCGTCTGCGGAAAAGAACCCCCCAACCTTCTCCCTTTGCCTGGGAGGGGGCTCAGGACGGCTGTTCGacagcctcctcctcccgccAGGGtccagcacagagctgggggaTCCTGCCACGGCCCTGCCGCCTGCCCAGCAAGGGTGACAGCCAAGCGGGCTGCGAGACCCCCAGCTGGATGGGATTTTCTATATGGAGTGCATTACAGACCCCCTGATCTCTGTGCAGGGCCAACCTGCCAACGTCAGATGTGTTTCTTGCACGTGACTCTCCTGATGCTTCATGAAACTCCTCCTGAGCACAAACCTTTTCCTGCAGAGGGGGCACTGGAAAAGCCCCTCTCCCGAGTGCCGGCGCTGGTGGTTTAGAAGGTAATCCTTTCTCCTGTAGCTTTTGTCACACTCAGAGCACTTGTAGGGCCTCTCTCCTGTATGAGTCATCTGGTGTCTAACGAGCCACGAATGGCAAACGAAGCTTTTCCCACAGTCGCTGCAAATGTAGGACTtgcccctgccctggctctgctgctggctcGCCGGGCTGCCCCTGGGCACGAAGTGCTGCCTGCACCTGGTGCAGGCCTCTGACTTGTCCTGCGGGTGATCCCAGCAGGGGCTGGCTAACGGGTTTTCTGCGGGGAAGTTCTCCTCGCTTTCCGCAGACGGTTGCTCCTCTGCGCCGAGGCCACTGTGGTCACGAAGCCTGGTTCCGCCCGCAGGGTTTTGTCCACGCTCGGTGCGGGCCACCAGCTGcggccccgcgggcagcccctcgcaggaggcaggagcagccccctGCCCGATGCCTTTCTCACCCGGAGCACACGGCTGCGAGTGCAGCAGGTGGAACACCCTTTCGCTGAGACTCTTCTCACTCGTGGGGCCTGGAAACGTCTCCCCTTCTCGGGCTCCCTGGGGAGTCTGAAGATGTTCCTGCTGGCTGGAGTTTCTCTCGCATTTGTTGTATGCGCACGGTCTCTTTCCAGCACTGCTTTCCTGAGCGCTAAAGAAATCTAAGTGCTCACCAAACCCTCGGTCGTACCGAGCGTCACTCCCAAGACTGTTCCCAGTGGTGTTTGTTTCCATCATTTCTGAATTCCACTGACTGTCCCATGTCACTCCGGGGCTAGGATCCTTGCAAAACTTCTCTCCAGGTCTTCCTGGTACCTCCGAGTCACACACTGTGCTTTCAAAGCAATCTGCTGGAGGATCCCTCTTTGTGTTTTCATCGTGCACTGAAACAGAGATTTCAGAGCCTTTCAATTAAGGAAGCCACTTAAGAATATCCCTCCAAGTCTACAGCCACGTCATGCTAATGGAAGAACAAAGTAAATAAGATGGGAGGGGAAGAGCAAGTACCGGTGTTCCACTGAAACAAAAACTCCAGGAAAATAAAAGGtctttttgcaattatttttttaaatctatgtgAAAATTCACTAATGCAGTGTTTCATCTTCACCCGCTCATTCACATGTCTGAAGCGTGAGGCCTAAGTTCCCTGACAGGGCGGGCACTGCCACCCCTCGGTGCTCTCAGCTGCTCTCCAGACACTCCAGCGAGCATCCAGAGAAGCAAGGTCCAAGCTGAGGCACCGAAGCCAGCTCAGCGAGTCAGTGTGGGTGCACCCCTTCTCGTACGTGAACTGTTGTCTCTGCAGGCTGGGCTTCTGGGGGGAGACCATCTCCTGCCATGTCTTTGTCCAGAGAGCTCGGAGCAGTGCTGAGCGGAGAGGAAGGCTCTCGCACCTTACGAGTGATCCCCAGACAGGCACACAGCTCCGGCTCGATGCAGAGGGATGCCCAGACTGACAGCTGTCAGTCAGACTGCCTCTCCCCTAGACgcctctcctgctttccttggaaaacattTACGGCTCCTGATAATCCAACCCAAAAAGGTACCTGGTGCCTTAGCTGCTTAGGCACAGCTCTAGATTTGCCATCGGACAAAATTGTTCTGCTGACCTGCAAATTCCCTCTTTCTGTAATTACTGTTTCCTGTGACAAATATCCAGTGTTtcattttccagattattttcacCAATGCTCTGCAGCCCAGCTTTCTAACGCTCTGTGATTTTTCCGTCCCCTAAGACCTTTGACCCTTCCAGCATCCGAGAGTTGCTACAGAAAGACTCCACTGAGCATCACGAAGGACCACAGGTCTCTCGGCAATGCCAGCCAGATAAATCCAAAGTTACCTGCACCCCATGAACATCCTGAGCTCTTATTtctctggctgtgctggggacatcAGCACACAAACGTGTTCCCACAGGCCAAGCTAAAGCGTCAATGTAAAAGGCACCGGTTGCTCTACGGTAATTGTCTAAGCATGTCCTCTCACCCCAGTAACTCCAGGTTATGTGTAAGCACAGACTGGAAGGTCTGGAACAGAGTCAGCTGGGGAGCCCACCCTGTGAGCTCCCTTGGAGCAGCTGGAACTCCCCCAGGAAGGAGTTAGGTGGAGCTGGTCCAGCCTTACACCAGGGCAATGGATGACCTTTTTCTGCGGGGCAAAATCATTCACGTCGGCAGTTCCCGGCATACTGAGAGTTTATCCCTTGATTTACTCTATAGTAACTTCACCACGTGCCCATGAATGTTTAAATAACTCACATGAAGTGAAGGAATTCCAGGCTACCAACTGATTTCTACACAAAATATTCCTTCGCACCCGTTCCTCCGTTACCCACTTGAGAGCTATACTGAGCGGTCCCGGCTTGTGGCCCAAGAGATCGTATTTAATACCCCTATCCAAAATTGCACACCTGTTCCCTGAGGTTAGGCCTTGATCCAAAGATGAATCTCCCTCTATTAACTCCACCTCAAGCGTGACCCACACTCCAAGTGCGCTCTGTATAAAAACTCTTCCGAATAAACGTTAGCATGTACATCTCCAAATCACACGTCCTCAAATTGTTTTGCCTTAAAGCTGCCTTCTCTTTTGCTGCAGGGTAGTTCTCCTGCTTGGGAACGCAAAGTCAGGGCTCCATGTTCATCAGCACCAGGTTTAGACACCATCAAGCCAGCTGGAAGTACAAACTTGATCTGTAAGGCCTGAGCACACCTCTGTGTTTGCCTAAACAGAAACCCAAGACAGCGCCTATGGCAGGTTTAGgccagctggaggaggaaggagcctcTTCAGCTGACAGAATCCGAAATTTTTGTGAGCAAATATTAACTAGCAGACTGAGGTTGGTTCCAGTTCTTTCATGGCTTACAATATAGGTAAGGTCATGACATTTAATATAGTATAAAAAATGCTCTAAATTAGATTTACTGTCCCAGAAATCTCAGCTGAAATCCATTACTGACCTGTACTTGAATCTGTagagatttcttctttctccaagtCTTGTCGTTCCGGGCAGCGTGGCTCCTCCTCTTGTTTAATCCATGATAAAACGTCAGTTGCATAAGTCTGAAATCCTGCTCATTGGGGAGAATTTACACAATTGAGAAACACCAGAGAAAGATGCAAAGCACGGAAGATTCGGGAATTCACAAAGATAAGAAAAGTGCTGACAAAGCCTCAGGGAAGACATGACAGGAAGAGCCACCTGAGGGGTAATTCCTGCAGTGCGAGTTTTTGCCAGGGAATCCTCACCTGCGTCAGGGTCTCTTGGGAGGTCCTCGCCCTCTGCGCCTGGCAGCTCCCTGGCATACGCCTCTTTGCCTTTCTTGGTCTGACTTGAAGCCTCAGGCTCATAAAACGCTTGCTCTGCTAAAGGAGAAAATTCAAAACAAGCACATTATAACTGCGTAAGCTCAGGATTTCACAAGGGTGAAACCtgctcttcttttgttttctgttttcccccaAGCCAAGCTCCCATAAGCCCAGTTTCTTAATGAAACCTGATGGAAAGGTCTAAAAATCCCAGTTTGCTACATACACTGGAAGCCAAGTAAAACTGCAGTGGAGCCAACAGGTAGAGCTGCTACCCTTTGTAAAGAGTCAGGAcagccaagctccaaagcagaACAGTTTATGTGTAACACAAAGAGATACCACCAAGTGAGAAGGCAAGAAACAGGTCCCTGGCCTGCGCGGCCTCCCCGTACAGCAACAGCACTCAGAGAAGTCCGTGCGCTTGCTCGTGTACgcagaaaaaacacagaagagaagggaggagggaaaaggcaaCCCGAAGCCTCTGGATATGCAGGAGGAAAGGCACTGCGGCCCCTGCAAGAGGCGGCTGCAGGGGACATGGAGTTGAGGAGCTGCCGCAGCCGCCCCATGCAGTGGATGGCACCAACCACAGACCTCATTCTGGCACTGATTTTTGCCTCCTCCAAGTTAACCCATCAGCCCCAAAAAGTGACTAACGGCCCACTTTGCACTAGATATTTAACCAGCTTAGAGCTATCAACTTGAGGGAAGCAAAGTAAGGAATTTAAGGGAGAA
Coding sequences within it:
- the LOC142079720 gene encoding uncharacterized protein LOC142079720 isoform X3, which produces MESPHPTSSCFPAAPSPAPGKAPRPGGASISLWTVVAAVQAVERSLDAHASRLLNLERRTVTTEKKYFDCEKTVVDFGNQLESKLAVLGTLIQEYGQLQRRLENMENLLKNRNFWILQLPPGGEVPKAPVAFESDAAYFSAQEWENLEEWQKELYKNVLRGKNESLISLDYAISKPDLLSRLQRGEAPCDGDKGAEREFLAEREIPAEPSAAESLLFRLDVNSQDSRGGAQCPTGQESLEGRTMLAEPGPDYGIPEPSFAGVVKQEEELCAEERGATEDAEFTELSVEPDAPRRDAQAQSEDGNQPCARSCEDGDGRGDPAETGSEDSIIHVKQEEELCAADQQEGEAGEAPEEPCLAEQAFYEPEASSQTKKGKEAYARELPGAEGEDLPRDPDAGFQTYATDVLSWIKQEEEPRCPERQDLEKEEISTDSSTVHDENTKRDPPADCFESTVCDSEVPGRPGEKFCKDPSPGVTWDSQWNSEMMETNTTGNSLGSDARYDRGFGEHLDFFSAQESSAGKRPCAYNKCERNSSQQEHLQTPQGAREGETFPGPTSEKSLSERVFHLLHSQPCAPGEKGIGQGAAPASCEGLPAGPQLVARTERGQNPAGGTRLRDHSGLGAEEQPSAESEENFPAENPLASPCWDHPQDKSEACTRCRQHFVPRGSPASQQQSQGRGKSYICSDCGKSFVCHSWLVRHQMTHTGERPYKCSECDKSYRRKDYLLNHQRRHSGEGLFQCPLCRKRFVLRRSFMKHQESHVQETHLTLAGWPCTEIRGSVMHSI